The genome window CAGGAATAAACTCAAAGAAAAAAATATTGTGATTCCAAAAACGGAGGAAGAAATCGAAAGTTATTTGAATTCGCCCAAAAACGGGGTTTAATCTTGCGTCGGAAAATCCTGGGGAATATAATGGTCAAACACATGAGTGAACAACTGACGATGGAAAATTTAGAGAAAGTGTTGGATAAAAAGTTTGCCGAGAACAACGAGGTGCTTATTGAAGCAATAGATGCGAAATTTCAACGCACGGATGCGAAAATTGAAAAACTCGATGCACGTGTAAGCATGCTAGAGGTTGATGTTGCTGGGCTGAAATATGATTTCGCAGAGACAAAATCCGAAACAAGAGAAAGGTTAAGGCGGATTGAAGAGAGTTTGGATAAATTAACAAACACTCTTGATATGTTTCTTAAGCGAATGTTGGATCAGGAAGACGAATTTGTAATCATGAAAGCCGAAGTGGCGCAAATAAAGAATATTCTCAAAGAAAAATTAGGCATCGAAGTGCGGGTTTGAGATTTTACCCCACTGTGCTATTTTTATATGGCTCGAGCAACAACTATAAAATTAAATCCCGAAACCTTGCGCGTTGCGCAACAATATCGGCGTGCTCTTAGTGCTGCTGGAATTAAGGTTGAAAATTTCCTCGTTTTTGGTTCGCAAGCGAAAGGCACGGCGCAAAAATCAAGCGATATTGATATTGCGGTAGTGTCATCGCAGTTCAGTCGTGACTACTCAAGTGAACGCGTTCGTTTGATGCGTTTGGGCGATAAAATATCTCTTGCAATCGAACCGCATCCTTTTCATCCGGACGATCTTAATGATCGTTGGAGTACATTTGCGCAAGAAATAAAAAAATACGGAATTCAAGTCGGCGAATAAAAATCCTCCTTCGCCAAGGCTCCCATTCTTCGCTTCCGCCAGCTGGCGGAGCTACGAAGGGCAAGTCGGGGGATAGTTTTCTTTTGTGAAAGAAAACAAAAAATCCCCACAGGTTGGTGGGGGCTAGAATGACTGCGCGGTTGGGGTGTTGGTGTCCCATGCAAAAGGAACCTCAATCATTTCCGCACCCATTGTATCGATAGCTACTGCTGTGCCGGCGATTTTGACGAACAGAATATTTTCATCGCGCTCCAACAGTATGCCGGTTGGAGTGGAAACAGCATGGCATCTTCGGCAAACGAATGCGTCTTTCAATGGACTTGGTTCGAATGCGGAAGCCCCCAAATGAATCGGTTTATTGCGCAAGACACCGTCGCACAAAGGGCATTTTCCGGACATAAATTTTCCTTTCAATGAACTAGGAGGAGGTGGTGAAACGGAGTAACTGGAACACTGAAATGTAATCCATGAGCAGTATTTATGCAACTGAATCGTTGGATCAATCAGTGACCGACCCTGTCTGCAGGGACGGTCCCTGTTCGGCCGATTCCTGTTCGTGGGCTGGAATGTTACTTTGCAAGTAACGTGTTTTCGTCATTTAAGAATTCTGGCATTTCATTGGAAATTGGGTATTGCCCGCCACATCGGCGGGTCCGCCTGATGGCGGAGAAATTGGTCATTTTGGATGTCTGTTTGGTTGCATAAACAGTAATTTTTTGTTAAGCTTCATAAGTAAATTAATCTTCAAAGATACCCATGCATCTTAGTTGGCTCGGACTTTCTTCGTTCAAAATGGAAACAAAAGACGCGGTTTTGGTGATGGATCCTTATGGTCCAAAAGTGTCCAGTAAGCCGTTAAGAGCGAAGGCGGATATTGTCACGATCAGTCAATTTGGCGACCCGATTCATGGTCATATCGATGCTATTCAAGGTGAACCGTTTGTGATCGATCACGCGGGCGAGTTTGAATTAAAAAGTATTTATATTCAAGGGGCGGAGGTGCCCATGAAAGACGCGAAAAAAACGTCTACCGTTTTTTGGTTTGACGTCGAGGGAATGCGGGTGGCGCATTTGGGCAATCTGGAAACCATTCCTTCCACGGAAGTGATGGAGAAAATGGATGGTTTGGAAGTGGATATTTTGATGGTCCCCGTTGGTGGAAGCGGTTTGGAATTGAAGCAGGTAATGAAACTCGTTAATGATATCGAACCGAGAATTGTTATTCCAATGCATTACGCGCAAGATGGGGTAAATGTTGGCACAAAGTTGAACCCTGTTTCGGCGTTTATGAAAGAAATGGGCGCGTCTAACGTGAAACCGATCGATCGGATGCTGTTTAAGAAAAAAGATTTACCCGGCGCGGAAGATACACAGGTAATTCTATTTAGTGCGTAAGTTAGTTGAGTTGTTTGTGTGTCCAGAAGTAAAGTTAATAATAGCGAATCCCAAAATTATCAATTTTCAATGACCAATTTTCAATAAATTATCAATGACTAAATTATCAAACAATTTCAGCGCAATAATTGAAAATTCGAAAATTAAAAAATTAATTGAAAATTGGTCATTGAAAATTGATAATTAATTACAATGTTTGAATATTTTTCTGAAATCAAAAATAGAGATGAATTTGCAAAGAAAAGATTTGTGATTGTTGGCACCGCTATCAGTTTCATCGCCATCATCGGTGTTTGGGTGCCGATTCGCATCGCGCAATGGAGAACTCCGGGTGACGCAACCGTCGCCAAAACAGAAGAAACCGCACCGCTTACAACAGCGACGCCGGCCGTAGCGGGGGATTCGGCGATTCGCATTTTTACCAACGTGGCTTCGCCAAAACCGACCGTTGCGCCCGTTTTCATAACCCAGCCGGAGGCACCTTTGTTTGCCCAGCCCGTTGTGTCAGTAACACCAACATCAGTGCCAACAGCAACTGCGGAAGCGTTGTTTGAAACAGAAGCCCCAACCCCCACCGATTTCCCGACGCTGTAAAAAGGTCAAAAATGACAATCTGTCGGTTATTACTTGACAAATTGTTGTACAAAGTGTAATCTGATAACATACATATGCTCTATAAACGACAAATATTCCCCAAACTTGAGGCGGAGTTAAATACCAAAGAAATCACTGTTATTACCGGAATGCGCCGTGTTGGCAAAACAACGGCGTTAAAACATCTTTTTGATTTGGTTGGTTCAAAAAACAAAGTGATGCTGGATTTAGAAAATCCGTTGCATCGAAAAGTCTTTGAAGAAGAAAACTATGACGCGGTGTGGAACAACCTTAAACCGTTTGGTGTTGCGGAAACGGAAAAGGCATATATTTTTATCGATGAAGCGCAGAATTTGCCGGAGCTAAGCCGTGTGGTTAAGTATTTATATGATCATGGCAATGTTAAATTTATTTTAACAGGCTCCAGTAGTTATTATTTGCGCAATCTTTTTCCGGAGTCGTTGGCCGGTCGAAAAATGATTTTTGAATTATTTCCATTGGATTTTTCAGAATTTTTGGTTTTTAAGGGGGAAGGGCGAGTAGTGGAAAATTCATTCGGTGGAAAAGCGGAGAAAAAAAACAAAATTGCGTATGAAAAAATGTTGCCGTTATATGATGAATATGTCGAATTCGGCGGATTTCCCTCGGTTGTGCTGGAAGAGAATTATGAGCGTAAAAAACTGCTGTTGGCGGAAATTTTTACATCCTACTTTGAAAAAGACGCGAAAAACTTGGCGGATTTTCGGGATATGTCCAAATTGCGCGATTTGATTCTGTTGTTAACCGCGCGCGTGGGTTCAAAAATAGATGTCGCAAAATTAGCCAGCACGCTGGCCACGTCTCGCGAAACCGTTTATAACTATCTCGGTTTTCTTGAACAGACCTATTTCATCACGTTTTTGCCCAAATATTCCAACAGTGTTGACCGCCAGGCGGCGGGAAGCAAAAAGTTATTTTTCTGTGATTCGGGGATTGTTAATGCGTTGGGAAAAGTTTCACAAGGGCAACTTTTTGAGCAAAGTGTTTATCAAAACTTGCGCGGGAAACATACGCTGGCTTATTACAGTAAAAGGGAAACAAACGAGGTAGACTTTATTGTTGATGCGCAAATTGGGCTGGAGGTAAAACTCACTTCTTCAAAACAGGACATTGCACGGCTTAAACGCGATAGTGAAAAACTGGAATTAAAAGAAAATTATGTCGTCAGTCATCAATACGACGATAGCGAGGGTGTTATTTTAGCAACGGATTTGTAGTGTATGGGCGAAGGTTTCAGACCAAACATTGAACAGCCCGGTTCAGAAACACCCGTTCCGGAACAAAATCCGGAAGGTTTAGAATCCGTGTTATCGCCGGAGGTGGTTGAGGCGATAATGGGGAAAGTACAGGATATTGATAAAAAAGGCACTGCATATACTGGTATTAGTCGTAGTGAACCTATATATGGAATGCCTCATAGGCTTGGTGAAATATTAAAATATGGGTTGTTAGGAGTTGATCATCACTACTCATCAGGTAAAACTCCATATGAATATTGGCAAAGAGATGGGGCAATGACTGGGACAATGAAAGGGAGTTTTATAAATTTCAATATTGTAGGCAGAATTAGAGAAAAAATTTCTCCTGATAAAACTCAGATTGCACAGACGGATTATTCGGGGGGTAAACTAAACGATGGATCAAGAACTGATATTATATCTCCCGCCATAAGTATAATTTTTGATCTCAGTTCGTATAAAGAACAACCTGCTCCTAGGGATTTTTTTGCTGGGCCACAATCATCTAGAAAATATCATGCAGTAAAACATAAATCCGCAGAGCAACCTTCTCTAGAGTCCGGTTTTGCCCTTTCTTATCGCATCGCTCCGCGGAAATTTCGAGGTATAGTTTTATCGTGCCCATTAAATCAAATAGACGAAAATTCGTCACTTTTAGATTCTGTACGACTTCAAATGGAAGAAGTTAACAAAACCAAACCAGAATTTTTGGTTCCGATATATGATATCAATGGAAATCTTTTATATCCAAAACAAATGTCCTACGACGAAGTCAAAAAGTTTGTGGCGGAGCGCGACGCGGAGAAGGGACGGACTCCTTGAGGGGTCCGTCCCTCATTGGCCGATGACGTGACGCGACCAATGAAGGTCGGACCGCTCGGCAGTCCGACCTTATTCGACATTTTTGCAAAGTTCGACCTTGGTCGGTCATGTCCGTTTGAAATAAACTAGATAATCGGCTAAAGTAAAATAATCAAATATGCCCAGTAATACAACTTCCAATTTTTTCAAAATAAAGTGACAATAAATTTTATGTATGGTTTTTATGAATACAAGACTTTTAACTTTAATCCTTTATTGGCGATGAAATCGCCAATAATTGGAAGTTGATATACTGGGTATGCCCGAAACAATCACCCCACGTGAAATAAGCGAAGAAATGCAACAATCCTACCTCGATTACGCGATGAGCGTGATCGTGGCTAGGGCCTTGCCGGATGTTCGTGATGGCTTTAAGCCGGTGCATCGCAAGATTTTGTACGCCATGAATGAAATGGGCTTACGTGCCAATTCGCGTTTTAGAAAATCCGCCACGGTGGTTGGTGAAGTGCTTGGCAAATACCATCCGCACGGCGATATCGCGGTGTACGATACGATGGCGCGCATGACGCAGGAATGGTCAATGCGTTATCAGTTAATCAATGGACAGGGAAACTTTGGTTCCATCGACGGTGACTCACCGGCCGCCATGCGTTACACGGAAGCCAAGCTTGCCAAAATTTCCGAAGAAATGTTGCGGGATATCGATAAAGAAACAGTTTTGTTTGTTGACAACTATGACAGCACGCGTAAAGAACCGTCAGTAATGCCGGCGGCATTTCCTAATTTGTTGGTGAACGGTACGGTGGGTATCGCGGTTGGGATGGCCACCAATATTCCACCGCACAATTTATCGGAAGTAATTGATGCGATTGTTCATCTTTCTGAAAATCCGGATGCCAATGTGGAAGATTTGCTTCAGTTTGTAAAAGGCCCTGATTTTCCAACCGGCGGTTTCATCTTTAATAAGCAAGATATCGCGCACGCTTACGCCACGGGGAAGGGTGGCATGGTTACGCGCGCCAAGGCGGAAATTGAAGAAGTAAAAGAAGGTGAGTTCAAAATTATCGTGACGGAAATTCCTTATCAGGTGAATAAGTCCACACTTTTGGAAGAAATTGCCAATGGCGTGAAGGAAAAGCGTTTGGACGGTATTAAAGATTTGCGTGATGAATCGGACAAAGACGGTATTCGCGTTGTGATTGAGTTAAAGCGTGACGCGTATCCGAAAAAGGTTTTGAACCAGCTTTTTGTGCATACGCAACTGCAAAAGTCATTCCATTTAAATATGTTGGCGTTGGTAGACGGGATTCAACCGAAAGTGTTGACGCTCAAAGCCGTTTTGGAATGTTTCTTAGATCATCGCAAGGTGGTTATTCGCAAACGGAGTGAATATGAACTGCGTAAGGCGAAAGACCGCGCCCATATTTTGGAAGGCTTAACGAAGGCGCTTGATCATATCAATGAAGTAATCGAAACAATTAAGAAATCGGCCACCAAAGAAATTGCGCACGCCAATTTGGTGAAGAAATTCCGTCTGTCCGAATTGCAAGCCGCGGCCATTCTGGAAATGCGTTTGTCTACGCTTGCCGGTCTTGAACGTAAGAAAATTGAAGACGAATTGGCGGAGAAGCGCCGGCTTATTGCCAGCTTGGAAGATTTACTCAAGTCCCCGAAGAAAATTTTGGGTATCGTTATTTCAGAATTACTAGAAATTAAAAAGAATTTTGGCGACGAACGGCGTACAAAAGTGGTGGCCGGTCCGGTTGGTGAATTCTCGACGGAAGATTTGGTGCCGGACGAAGACACCGTGCTGACAGTTACCGCCGGTGGTTACGTGAAGAGACTACCGATTGATACCTATAAAGTGCAGGGCAGGGGTGGTAAGGGTGTGATTGGAATGACTACTAAAGAAGAAGATTCTGTTGAACAAATTATTGTTACTCGCACGCATTCCGACGCGTTGTTCTTCACTAATTCCGGAAAAGTATTTGCCAGCAAAGTACATGAGTTACCGCCGTCTTCTCGCACGGCCAAGGGGCAAGCGCTACAAAATTTCTTGTCTTTGAAATCGGAAGAAAAGGTGACGGCAGTACTCGCGCTTCCCAAAGACACAAAAGCAAAGTTTCTTGTTATGGTTACTGCTTCCGGAACAATCAAAAAGGTGGCAATTGAAGAATTCGAGCATGTACGTCGTAGTGGCCTTATCGCGATTCGACTCGAACCCGGTGATCATTTGGATTGGGTTTTTCCAAGCAATGGTAAGGATGAAATTATGGTTGTTACCGCCAAGGGCAAGGGAATTCGTTTTAAGGAAACGGATGTGCGCCCGATGGGTCG of bacterium contains these proteins:
- a CDS encoding nucleotidyltransferase domain-containing protein is translated as MARATTIKLNPETLRVAQQYRRALSAAGIKVENFLVFGSQAKGTAQKSSDIDIAVVSSQFSRDYSSERVRLMRLGDKISLAIEPHPFHPDDLNDRWSTFAQEIKKYGIQVGE
- a CDS encoding MBL fold metallo-hydrolase, which codes for MHLSWLGLSSFKMETKDAVLVMDPYGPKVSSKPLRAKADIVTISQFGDPIHGHIDAIQGEPFVIDHAGEFELKSIYIQGAEVPMKDAKKTSTVFWFDVEGMRVAHLGNLETIPSTEVMEKMDGLEVDILMVPVGGSGLELKQVMKLVNDIEPRIVIPMHYAQDGVNVGTKLNPVSAFMKEMGASNVKPIDRMLFKKKDLPGAEDTQVILFSA
- a CDS encoding ATP-binding protein, which gives rise to MLYKRQIFPKLEAELNTKEITVITGMRRVGKTTALKHLFDLVGSKNKVMLDLENPLHRKVFEEENYDAVWNNLKPFGVAETEKAYIFIDEAQNLPELSRVVKYLYDHGNVKFILTGSSSYYLRNLFPESLAGRKMIFELFPLDFSEFLVFKGEGRVVENSFGGKAEKKNKIAYEKMLPLYDEYVEFGGFPSVVLEENYERKKLLLAEIFTSYFEKDAKNLADFRDMSKLRDLILLLTARVGSKIDVAKLASTLATSRETVYNYLGFLEQTYFITFLPKYSNSVDRQAAGSKKLFFCDSGIVNALGKVSQGQLFEQSVYQNLRGKHTLAYYSKRETNEVDFIVDAQIGLEVKLTSSKQDIARLKRDSEKLELKENYVVSHQYDDSEGVILATDL
- the gyrA gene encoding DNA gyrase subunit A, coding for MPETITPREISEEMQQSYLDYAMSVIVARALPDVRDGFKPVHRKILYAMNEMGLRANSRFRKSATVVGEVLGKYHPHGDIAVYDTMARMTQEWSMRYQLINGQGNFGSIDGDSPAAMRYTEAKLAKISEEMLRDIDKETVLFVDNYDSTRKEPSVMPAAFPNLLVNGTVGIAVGMATNIPPHNLSEVIDAIVHLSENPDANVEDLLQFVKGPDFPTGGFIFNKQDIAHAYATGKGGMVTRAKAEIEEVKEGEFKIIVTEIPYQVNKSTLLEEIANGVKEKRLDGIKDLRDESDKDGIRVVIELKRDAYPKKVLNQLFVHTQLQKSFHLNMLALVDGIQPKVLTLKAVLECFLDHRKVVIRKRSEYELRKAKDRAHILEGLTKALDHINEVIETIKKSATKEIAHANLVKKFRLSELQAAAILEMRLSTLAGLERKKIEDELAEKRRLIASLEDLLKSPKKILGIVISELLEIKKNFGDERRTKVVAGPVGEFSTEDLVPDEDTVLTVTAGGYVKRLPIDTYKVQGRGGKGVIGMTTKEEDSVEQIIVTRTHSDALFFTNSGKVFASKVHELPPSSRTAKGQALQNFLSLKSEEKVTAVLALPKDTKAKFLVMVTASGTIKKVAIEEFEHVRRSGLIAIRLEPGDHLDWVFPSNGKDEIMVVTAKGKGIRFKETDVRPMGRPAAGVRGIKMSKDDTLIGMTVIPQELKAKDAHVLVLMEHGYGKRASLTAFKVQHRGGSGIKTANVTPKTGKVVGMKLIPASEKEASVIVTSAKGQVIRVPIASVPILGRATQGVRIMRLDGDEKVATFTTFVTVERLTTE